From Halotia branconii CENA392, the proteins below share one genomic window:
- a CDS encoding metal-sensitive transcriptional regulator — MNGSTQESLPIVEKVEKSHSHEHTDHTHGHGESVHPHVHSEESLRRIVNRLSRIEGHIRGIKTMVQQNSPCPDVLLQIAAVRGALDKVARIVLDEHLTECIARAAQEGNMEVEIAQLKAALDRFLP; from the coding sequence ATGAACGGATCAACTCAAGAATCCTTGCCCATAGTCGAGAAAGTAGAAAAATCCCACAGTCATGAGCATACAGATCATACTCATGGACATGGAGAATCGGTTCATCCTCACGTCCATAGCGAAGAGTCCTTAAGGCGAATCGTTAATCGACTTTCACGTATAGAAGGACACATTCGCGGTATTAAAACGATGGTGCAGCAAAATAGCCCTTGTCCTGATGTTTTATTGCAAATTGCCGCTGTACGGGGCGCATTAGATAAAGTGGCGAGAATCGTTTTAGATGAACATTTAACTGAGTGTATTGCAAGAGCTGCTCAAGAAGGCAATATGGAAGTTGAAATTGCCCAATTAAAAGCCGCTTTAGATCGATTTTTGCCTTAA
- the gshB gene encoding glutathione synthase, with the protein MKLAFIIDPIHQLDPCHDTSVALMEAAQALGHEIWVTQANLLSVANGNAWAILQQVELVPIQLVEGRWVAANPWYKLSELCLTPLETMDAVFMRTDPPINDSYLYATYILDYVDQNKTLVINSPSGIRGANEKMYALQFTDAIPETIVSADKQVIRQFVEAKGMTILKPLGNKAGEGILVLQSGDRNFNSIIELSTLQGRVPVMVQTYLTEAKEGDKRIILLDGEPIGALNRLSSGSDFRNNMATGGTVARTKITSRESEICTQLAEELRKDGLIFVGIDVIGGYLTEVNVTSPTGIREIDRLDGTRLGYQVIQWLEQNITTKKLK; encoded by the coding sequence GTGAAACTGGCTTTTATTATTGATCCTATCCATCAGCTCGACCCCTGTCATGATACTAGTGTTGCACTGATGGAAGCAGCACAAGCTCTAGGACATGAAATTTGGGTAACTCAGGCAAACCTGCTGAGTGTGGCAAATGGTAATGCTTGGGCTATATTACAGCAGGTAGAACTTGTACCAATACAGTTGGTGGAAGGACGTTGGGTAGCGGCAAATCCTTGGTACAAGTTAAGTGAGCTTTGTTTGACTCCTTTAGAAACAATGGATGCTGTCTTTATGCGGACAGACCCACCGATTAATGATTCGTACCTGTATGCGACTTATATTCTGGATTACGTTGACCAAAATAAAACTTTAGTAATTAACAGTCCTAGTGGTATTCGAGGGGCAAATGAAAAAATGTATGCCCTCCAGTTTACCGATGCAATTCCAGAAACGATAGTCAGTGCCGATAAGCAAGTTATTAGGCAATTTGTTGAAGCTAAGGGGATGACTATTCTTAAGCCACTAGGTAACAAAGCTGGCGAAGGAATTTTAGTTCTACAATCAGGCGATCGCAATTTTAACTCCATAATTGAGCTTAGTACCCTTCAAGGTCGAGTGCCAGTTATGGTGCAAACTTATCTTACAGAGGCCAAAGAGGGAGACAAGCGGATTATCTTACTCGATGGTGAACCAATTGGCGCGCTGAATCGCCTTTCTAGTGGCAGTGATTTTCGTAATAACATGGCCACAGGTGGTACGGTTGCTCGAACTAAAATCACCTCAAGAGAATCTGAAATTTGTACCCAATTAGCCGAAGAATTACGTAAAGACGGCTTGATTTTTGTAGGTATTGACGTAATCGGTGGCTACCTTACCGAAGTTAATGTTACTAGCCCTACCGGAATCCGCGAAATCGACCGATTAGATGGGACTCGTCTTGGTTATCAGGTTATTCAGTGGTTAGAACAGAATATAACAACCAAAAAACTCAAATAG
- the grxC gene encoding glutaredoxin 3 yields MAAKVEIYTWRTCPFCIRAKGLLKQKGVEFTEYSVDGDETARDKMAQRANGRRSVPQIFINDEHIGGCDDIYALDSQGELDELLAASNV; encoded by the coding sequence ATGGCTGCCAAAGTAGAAATTTACACTTGGAGGACTTGCCCATTTTGCATTCGTGCCAAAGGTTTGCTCAAGCAAAAGGGAGTCGAATTTACCGAATACAGTGTTGATGGAGACGAAACTGCACGAGATAAAATGGCCCAGAGAGCTAATGGCAGACGCTCTGTACCACAAATTTTTATCAACGACGAGCATATTGGTGGTTGTGACGATATCTACGCATTAGACAGTCAAGGTGAGCTAGATGAGCTACTAGCTGCTAGCAACGTGTAG